In the genome of Phacochoerus africanus isolate WHEZ1 chromosome 5, ROS_Pafr_v1, whole genome shotgun sequence, the window GTGACCCCCAGGgtcccccccccgccgccgcccgggTCCCGTGGAACGCCAGCCCCAACGCTGCACCCCccttctgccccttcccccacccatccctgtccctgtcccttctTGGGTGTCTTCCAGACAGAACCCCATGCACCCCACTTGTGCAGCCCAGGCCACCTTCCCTGGGCTCAGGACACCGGATCCTCCGGCCCACCCTCCACTGTGGCTACTTATCTGCACTCGCTAGTCACCTGGGTGCACAAGGCCCCCCTAGGACTGGCCCCCGAGTGTGCCCGTGCCCCAGAGGTACCGTCTGATTGGCACCAGCCGGCTCGTGGAGGCCCCAGAAAAAGAAGGCAGAACGGTGGTCGGCAGTGGGCAGACTGGCGGGCTGTGGGTCCCCGGGGAGGCCCCGGAGGGCCTGGCTCCACAGGACGGCCCCAGAGCTGAGGTCCAGAAGCAGGATCTGGGGGGAGGGACAGCACGGGGCTTGTGTCGCTGAGGGCGACTGGGCGCCTGTCTCACTGAGGCCCCCCACTCAGCTACGGGCAGAGGTGACACCAGGAGGGGGCACAGCTGACCTGTCTGTCGGTGCCGGTCCCGTTCTCGATAACCACGGCCAGGGTGTCGGGTTTGTAGTGGCCGAGGATGGGTTTTCTGGAAGAACACAGACGAGGGCTCAGGCGGGGCCTCTGGAAGGAGAGGCAGCTCCACCCGCACAGGCCAAGGCTGCCCACACCAGGGTCCGCCCAGTGCAGGGTGGCACCAGGGGATGGGCAGTGGCCGGTGGCAGAAGCACACGGGCCTCGTCTCCAGGGCCGCCTCCCGGGAGAACAGCATACCTGAGGATCTGGGCTGCACCAAGGGTCCACCGGGGTGCCAGGTCCTGCCCGTCCAGCAGCACGCAGGCCTCCGAAGTCACGAGAAGCAGGTCCTCGCCCGCCTTCCCCGGAACGGTCATCACATAGCGGACGGCTCCCCAGCTACGCGGGCAGCAGGGATGTGGGAGTGGGGGGCGGACTCTCCCCACACCGGCCGCGGCTGCTCCCCTCAGCTCCTGGGGCTCAGCCCCGGGGTCCCCGCTGCCTCCGGTTTCAGACTCAGAGGAGACCCTCACTCCACGCAGGGACCCGTGAGCCTATGGAGGGGCCATCTTCTcctgctgtttttttaaatttttttttgctttttagggctgcccccgcagtatatagaagttcccaggctaggggtggagttggagctgtatccggcagcctacaccacagctacgccagatccaagccacatctgcgacctgcaccacagctcatggcaacaccggattcttaagccactgagcaaggccagggatcgaacctgcatcctcatggataccagtcagatgcgtttcccctgagccatgacgggaactcctcttttcctgtttttatccTGCTTCTGTGTGCTGGTTCCCTGAGTCTCAGCATAGGCTGGGCTCAACACCCCACACGAGGCCTGGGCCCGCCCCACTGCTCCTCGGGCTAGGGCCCCCACCTGGAGCCACCCACCTGTGCAGATGTAGCTGGTGGGAGGTGGCATTGAGCATGTCCTCCCAGAGGGGGTCTGTCTTGAGCAGGCTGTCCCTCCCGGTCGCCTTCTCGTAGAGGCCCTTCACCGAgcagccacagagggagctctcTGTAAAAAACATGCGTGGTCACAAGGGCGTGGGTCCTCCCCTTCCTGGCGACAAGGTGCTCGCCCCCGCCTCCTCCCAGGTGCAGAGCTGATCTGAGACCAGCAGGGTTGCGGGGGCGCCGTCCTGGGTGCCTTGGAGGCCACGTACCGCAGGGGAGCAGGACGTAGGGGGCACCCGTCCTGGTGACGTGGAGGATGGCGCCGCTGGTCCCATCCACACCCAGGCTGCCCGGGGGGCCGACCAGCTGCCCGGTGCTCCCGGAATAGATGTAGCCATTAACCTGCAACACGTGGGAGGGCGTGAGGCGGCCTGGCCTGTGGGCGGGAGGCTTGGGCAGGGGAAGGCGCGGTGGTACCTGCTTCTCCTCCCGGGTGAGGACCAGCAGGTCCGGGGCGCCGTCCGCGTCGACGTCAGGCACCCAGAGCAGAGGACTCAGGATGGACGTGTTCCCCCCAAAGTTGCTGGGGTGGGTCCACAGGGTCTCCCCTGAAACCAAGCACAGGGCTGCTGAGTGCTGGCTCCACCTTCCACCACGGCCCCACCCCCGAGCACAGGTGTGCACAGGTGTGGACACAACACGTGTGTGCGGCCGGTGGGCCCCTCAGGCCGGCGCTGCAGCGTCACTCCGGCCGGCACGGCCCCCGCCTCTCGCCTTGCCCCCGCCTTCCGCGTGCGGCCCTAGAATGTCTCAGGCCCCTggatgggcagggcctggggtccCGGCTGCACCTCTGCGCTGCGCTCAGGGCAGAGAGGGGGAAGGTGCAGGGCCTGACCTGACGGCTCTGACAGCTACGATCTGGTCCACACCCCTTTCTAAACAatcctctttttttgggggggggcacacccatggcatatggaggttcccatgctagggcttaaattggagctgtagccgccagcctacaccacagctcacagcaatgccagatccttaacccactgagtgaggcctgggatcaaacccacgacctcatggttcctagtcagattcgtttctgctacgccactatgggaactcccttctgttcTTCAACTATCTTCAGCTTTACTTTTCCTCTATGTCCTTAAAACCACACCTTGCAAAGGAAGTGCCACTACTCGCTAAATGCAGCACCAAGGCACCCAGTTCCTTAGGCATAGCCCATGGCCCTCAGGACTCCCTGGACGCTGCCAAGGGCCCCAAGGCAGCAGCCAAGTTCTCCCCCTCTgtgctccccacccaccccccgaaAAAGGCCACTGGCAGGACTTACACTGAGGCCACAGCTATGATGGGTGACTCCTCATGCTGTCCCCTCCCACCCCGAGCCTTTCTTCCTGCCTAGTCTTGCTGCCCGAGCCCCTGGCGGACCCTCCTCGGAGCATCCTGGTGTCAGACCGTGTGCAGAGGCCCAGGGCACCCACCTCGGGACGCAGCCTACCTGTGACCAGGTTCACCGCGATGAAAGGGCCAGGTCTGCCCAGGAGGATGCAGGCAGCAGGCGCCTCGCCGCCCCTCGGCTGGAGGCCAGCACACTCCACCAGGGCCCCGTTCTGGGCCGCCGGCCTCTCCCAGAGAATCGTGCCATTGGCCCCCGATGCAGCGGCCACAAAGGTGCAGGGGGAGGAGAAGCCTGGACGGAGAGACCCAGCTCTGCGGGCCGAGCGCACCTGCCCGCGCCGCCCCTGCCCTGGCTCCTCCCTTTGTCCCGCCCCGTGTGGACCCCAAAGCGGGGGATGCAGGGATGGCCTCCTGGTCCCTTCCTAGTCCTGCTGGAAGGAGGGGCCAGGTGAGTGTTTCCAGAAATTCTACCAGCTCCTGCCCGAGACACTCCTCTGGATAGAAACGAAGTTACCTTCCTCGGCACAGGCGAGGCTGACATTGCTGCCGCCATCGGAGTTCTTATAAAGGAAGAGGACATCTTGGATTCTGTCCTTGTTTACATCGTTGGTGGCCAGAAAGTCATAGGCGACTGAAAAGGAAACCACGGCTCGGTGCCCAGGCCTGGCACACCCCCCTCTGCGCGCCCTCAGGGCGCTGCCCTCCCGCCACTTGCAGAACAGCGGCAAGACCTGCCTGACGGGGCGGCTGAGCATCGCGAGGGCGCGCTCTGGACACCTGCTCGGCCGGAGCCCCCGCCTCACCTGCCTGGGCCCCCAGGGCGGTGCCCTCCTTTCATTCAAGGGCTCAGACAACAACCTTCACGCCTTAGAACCAAACCCCCAAAGCACGAGCCTGGGCCCTCCCTCGCCTCACTCCGTGCCCCCAAATGAACTCGAAACGGACCAAAGACCCAACGGAGAGCATGAGGCTCTTAGAAGAAAACGGGCATCCTCACGACCTCGGGTGCAGGAACGACGTCGAGGACAAGACGCCGAAAACACAGGCATCAAAAGGAACCAGCAGACGAACCGGATACATCGAAGGCACCATCCGGAGCGTGGCGAGACCAGCCGCAGACGAGGAGAAGACATCCACAACCCATACATCTGGGAAGGGTTAATATCCAGGGGACACAGAGCGCTCCTACAGCCCGGCAACAACCACCCAGTTCAAAAATGGGCCAAGTGGagctcccgccgtggctcagtggaagtgaatctgactagcatccttgaggatgcgaattcgatccctggccccgctcagtggggaAAGgctctggtgctgccgtgagctgtggtgtggctcacagatgtggctcgcattgctgtggctgtggtgtaggaggctggcggctgcagcccccatttgacccctgccctgggaacctccatgtgccacgcgagaagacctaaaaagacaaaagacaaaagaaaaggggggggcaCAAACCTGAAGAGCTGTTTCTCCTAAGATAAacaaatagtggagttccctggtggcctagcagttaaggacctggcattgtcactgctgtggcacaggtttgatccctggcccgggaccttctgcatgccttagacgtgacacacacacacacacgcacacacacacaaaggaacacAAACAGtccacaagcacatgaaaaaatgctcatcatcactagtaattagggaaatgcagatcaaaagcATCATGATACACCGTTGCAAACTTGTTACgatagctattaaaaaaacaaacaaaacacaacagtTGCAGAACCTTGAGCCCTGTGCTCTGCTGTCGGGGATATAAAGGGGTGCAGCCCCTGTGGAAAGCAGCCTAGCAGTTTCCCAAGAAGTTAAAAACAGAAGTAGCACAAGATTCAGCAATTCCGTTCTCGGGGTATATACTCAAAATAACTGAAAGCACAGGCTCAAAGAGTTACTTCGACTTGAATGTTcaaagcagtattatttacaacagACGACAGGCGAAACAACCCACGCGTCCATGAACAGaagaatggacaaacaaaaagGGATCCGGGCAAACGacagattattattattgtcttgtctttttagggccgacggaggttcccaggctaggggctgaatcggagctgtagcccccagcttgtaccacagccacagcaacgcgggatccaagccgcatctgccatgtacaccacggctcatggcaccgccggatccttaacccactgaaggaggccagggattgaacccgcatcctcacggatagtagctgagttcattaaccactgagccacgacaggagtgcctttattatttttctttaaagttattactatttttttatggctgcaccctcagcatgtggaagttcccaggggccagggatggaatagaagctgcagctttgacccgCACTGCtccagtcagatttttaacctgctgcaccagatcGGGAGCTCTGAAGTGCTTACCTTAAAATGGCAATGTTTTGGGTGATGTGAATTttactgcaattaaaaataaaactgaataccAGATACAAGACTTCCAGAATCGTGGAGGGAAGAGCGGGGCAAATTCTCTTCTCTAAAAATAACAGAATTAGACAGACCTGGGAGAAGCCCGCCTGTCGGGACGCTGGCCCTGGACCACAGGTGGACCACCAGGTGAGAAGGTCTCATTTAGGAAGCAGTTCTAAGCCTTGGGCCAAAAACAGTGAGAGTCTGGCATTGAAAcctggggctgctcccatccCGCCATCCCTCAGCTGGACACCCGACAGGCTAAGTTTAAAAACcagaagctaaaaataaaaaaataaaaataaatttaaaaaaaaatccaatccagCAGCTTCCCGTGAGGGCCGACTGCTGAAAACCTAATGGACTCCGGCCCTGATCAAGGGCAGGCCAGGGCTGCAGGCAGCCCTGGTGAGACACGCTCGGCAGAGAGGGAGGCCAGCCGGCACCTGCCAGCCCTGGCTGGCCCTGGGGACACCCCGCACGCCTGGGTGGTCTGCAGCCTGCGCACAGGCAGGAGAGCTGGCAACGGCCGCACTCCACACCCCCGCACACTAAGCCACGCAAAGCCTCACTGCAAAGAAAGCTGCTCGGTGTCTCTCACAAACAGCTCACTGGCCACCTGAAGACGTGGTCAGGACACAGGGCTCTGTCCCAGGGACACGAGGCGGCCTTAACATCAGGAAATAAAGACAATACGCCCTGATGTCAataaaggacaggagttcccgtcctggctcagcagagatgagtctgactcacatccatgaggacggaggttcgatccctggcctcgctcagtgggttaaggatccggcgttactgtggctgtggtgtcggccggcagctgtagctacgattcgacccctcgcccgagtatgtccatgtgctgcaggttcggccctaaaaagaaaaaaaatccatacagtaacctgcagtgtttctgtaaaCTATCAAATCGAAATTGAAAGTTAAACTCAGAAAACAATTCCTATCACCATAGCGTCaaagagaactttctttttttttggcttttctagggctccacccgcggcatatggaggttcccaggctaagggttgaatccgagcgacaactgccagcctacaccacagccacagcacctcgggatccgagtcacctccatgacctacaccacagcgcacggtgatgcgagatctttaacccaccgatcggggctagggattgaacctgcaacctcgtggatactagttgggttcgcttctgctgagccgcagtgggcaCTCCTTATTTCTCTGCTTCTAAGCAAGGTAACATGGCACTGGTTAAGGTCAGTTAAATGCAACAGAACGGATGGCCAATTAGTTTCAGCAAAGGCACCAGGAAATTCAGTGGGGAAGGGACCACATGGCCAGAAAACAGTGTGACAGCATGGGGAAAGCTGATGGTAACACGCACCCCTCCTGTC includes:
- the FAM234A gene encoding protein FAM234A, whose product is MTDHKDLEAEIHPLKNDDRKSQDSPGNPAPKEPNPKPAAPAGLSRCRTVAFFLSLFAFLLAVFVVSFIIPCPDRLASGTTWSVSYNVAVAYDFLATNDVNKDRIQDVLFLYKNSDGGSNVSLACAEEGFSSPCTFVAAASGANGTILWERPAAQNGALVECAGLQPRGGEAPAACILLGRPGPFIAVNLVTGETLWTHPSNFGGNTSILSPLLWVPDVDADGAPDLLVLTREEKQVNGYIYSGSTGQLVGPPGSLGVDGTSGAILHVTRTGAPYVLLPCESSLCGCSVKGLYEKATGRDSLLKTDPLWEDMLNATSHQLHLHSWGAVRYVMTVPGKAGEDLLLVTSEACVLLDGQDLAPRWTLGAAQILRKPILGHYKPDTLAVVIENGTGTDRQILLLDLSSGAVLWSQALRGLPGDPQPASLPTADHRSAFFFWGLHEPAGANQTDPGAAPHSLYLFHPTLPGVLLELASVSAHIVASRVVLLEPGRHAACVLLMGPASPDVPGLVSVAKYKVQDLVPSSRVIHLVQGGPDSDQAVRNRFSRLRYRSEA